One genomic window of Leptospira perdikensis includes the following:
- a CDS encoding amidohydrolase family protein gives MGEGEGVESSNKPDIRLSSPFPWRGETLPPILDSETPEHLKRIRDLGIPYIFDIHTHFFPETIMKLIWRWFDNVNWAIGYRLSEAERVERLHHNGIQRFTTLNYAHKAEMASSLNDWTYANYKNWKGAIPFGTFYPEEGVLTYVKKAVEEYGFLGFKLHCEVSKLNLNSPELTDTFLYLQEKQIPILIHTGTAPLPGEFTGIQFFKPFLETYPKLEVIVAHMGADEISAYASLLDSYPNLALDTTMVFVDFLATGKVLDVDSAIPYLERYQNQIYFGSDFPNIPYNLNHPISRFLDLPISDLAKQKILYRNAENRFFK, from the coding sequence ATGGGAGAAGGGGAAGGTGTGGAGTCTTCCAACAAACCAGACATTCGTCTCTCTTCTCCCTTCCCTTGGAGGGGAGAAACTCTTCCTCCCATTTTAGATTCAGAAACTCCCGAACACTTAAAACGCATTCGTGATTTAGGAATTCCTTATATTTTCGACATCCATACCCATTTTTTTCCAGAGACCATAATGAAACTAATTTGGCGATGGTTTGACAATGTGAACTGGGCCATTGGTTACCGGTTGTCAGAAGCCGAACGGGTCGAACGCCTTCATCACAATGGAATTCAAAGGTTTACTACATTAAACTATGCTCATAAAGCGGAAATGGCTTCCTCTTTAAATGATTGGACCTATGCCAATTACAAGAATTGGAAAGGTGCCATTCCCTTTGGAACCTTTTATCCAGAAGAGGGTGTTCTTACCTATGTAAAAAAGGCAGTGGAGGAATACGGGTTTCTTGGGTTTAAACTCCACTGTGAAGTTTCCAAACTCAATTTGAATTCTCCAGAGCTCACTGATACTTTCCTTTATTTACAAGAAAAACAAATTCCTATTCTCATTCATACGGGAACAGCACCACTACCAGGAGAATTTACAGGGATCCAATTTTTTAAACCTTTTTTAGAAACCTACCCTAAATTGGAAGTGATTGTGGCTCATATGGGAGCCGATGAAATCTCCGCCTATGCTTCGTTACTTGATAGTTATCCTAACTTGGCACTAGATACAACAATGGTATTTGTGGATTTCCTTGCCACGGGGAAAGTTTTGGATGTAGATTCTGCCATTCCGTATTTGGAGAGGTACCAAAACCAAATTTACTTCGGATCTGACTTTCCGAACATTCCTTACAACTTAAATCACCCGATATCCCGGTTTTTGGATCTACCCATCAGCGATTTAGCCAAACAAAAAATCCTCTACCGGAACGCAGAAAACCGATTTTTTAAATGA
- a CDS encoding metal ABC transporter substrate-binding protein, with product MLQTMFSKQRSTFFLYSFFLSIFFAPTLSAKVSLVTSLPDIKYIAEQIAGDRADVSGMIRGTDDPHFVMTRPDFLVKLSEADVLCVIGLDLEIGWIPYLQQQSRNIKIQKGQPGYCDTSFGVKILGEPTVMMDRSMGDMHIYGNPHYWNDPINAIQMAQNIKNALTRVDPLNGEYYESNFNTFKKKLVQLTKEEMKKMEPYFGLKVAVFHDQFVYLASRFKFNANLTIEERPGVPPSVRYMDQVISYMTAEKIKIILIGPYHNPKYAEYVSSKVPGSVVVTLPVSVGGSPEAVSYEDTLRLMLQKIRDASDRTK from the coding sequence ATGTTACAGACAATGTTTTCCAAACAAAGATCCACATTTTTCCTCTATAGTTTTTTTCTTTCGATCTTTTTTGCACCAACTCTTTCGGCTAAAGTTTCACTTGTCACAAGTCTTCCCGATATCAAATACATTGCCGAACAAATTGCAGGGGACCGGGCCGACGTTTCTGGAATGATTCGAGGAACTGATGACCCACACTTTGTGATGACAAGGCCCGACTTTCTCGTCAAACTGAGTGAAGCTGATGTACTTTGTGTGATTGGCCTTGATTTAGAGATTGGTTGGATTCCATACCTCCAACAACAATCTCGTAATATCAAAATTCAAAAAGGCCAACCGGGGTATTGTGATACTTCCTTTGGAGTAAAAATTCTTGGGGAACCAACGGTGATGATGGATCGTTCCATGGGAGATATGCATATCTATGGAAACCCGCATTATTGGAATGATCCGATCAATGCCATCCAAATGGCCCAAAATATTAAAAATGCTCTGACTCGTGTGGATCCTTTGAACGGGGAATACTATGAAAGTAATTTTAATACTTTCAAAAAGAAACTTGTCCAATTGACAAAAGAAGAAATGAAAAAAATGGAACCATACTTTGGGTTAAAAGTTGCCGTTTTTCACGATCAATTTGTGTATTTGGCTTCTCGATTTAAATTTAATGCCAACTTAACCATAGAAGAACGCCCCGGCGTTCCACCTTCTGTTCGTTATATGGACCAGGTCATTAGTTATATGACAGCGGAAAAGATAAAAATTATCTTGATTGGACCCTATCACAATCCAAAGTATGCAGAGTATGTATCTTCTAAGGTTCCAGGTTCTGTGGTTGTCACATTGCCGGTCTCTGTGGGAGGTTCACCTGAGGCTGTTTCTTACGAGGACACCCTTAGGTTGATGTTACAAAAAATACGAGATGCAAGCGACAGAACTAAATAA
- a CDS encoding metal ABC transporter permease, giving the protein MTNILSNWTLFLPQMVVGSLVGALLSVLGILIVLRGMTFFGVTLSQAVTFSVALSLFMEWPGEIFPVMFSCVLVFPLLYVRKLPGMKEEVILGILFVFFSAASQLMLALGGNVQNHLMAAFFGDILTSQVRADSFGLYIAVFFFILYLSFFRRFLFISFDRDEYKIQVGNPLPFDLLFYIILAASLTVAVNLLGTFYSIAHLILPVFALLPLIRSLKLLTLVCVLFSVFATLSGFLISLIGFERNGDLIYFPTSSSIILVLCVLAFFLHLIRFLTTSVFSKSVR; this is encoded by the coding sequence ATGACTAATATACTTTCGAATTGGACTTTGTTTTTACCCCAAATGGTAGTGGGTAGCCTAGTTGGGGCTCTCCTATCGGTTCTTGGAATTTTAATTGTATTACGAGGAATGACATTCTTTGGAGTTACACTTTCCCAAGCGGTTACTTTTTCTGTCGCCTTATCCTTGTTTATGGAATGGCCCGGTGAAATTTTCCCCGTAATGTTTTCTTGTGTATTGGTATTTCCTCTTTTGTATGTTAGAAAACTTCCTGGAATGAAAGAAGAAGTGATCCTCGGTATTCTTTTTGTATTTTTTTCTGCGGCTTCGCAGTTGATGTTGGCCCTTGGTGGGAATGTACAAAATCATTTGATGGCTGCTTTTTTTGGGGATATTTTAACTTCACAAGTACGAGCCGATTCATTTGGTCTTTATATTGCTGTTTTCTTTTTTATACTGTACTTGAGTTTTTTTAGAAGGTTTCTTTTTATTAGTTTTGATCGGGACGAATATAAAATCCAAGTCGGGAATCCTCTTCCTTTTGACCTCTTATTTTATATCATCCTTGCGGCCTCGCTTACTGTGGCGGTAAATTTACTCGGAACTTTTTATAGCATTGCTCATTTGATATTACCAGTCTTCGCTTTACTTCCTCTCATTCGTTCTTTGAAACTTCTCACCCTTGTTTGTGTTTTATTTTCTGTTTTTGCCACCCTCTCTGGATTTTTAATTTCCCTCATCGGATTCGAACGTAATGGTGATTTGATTTATTTTCCCACATCTTCTAGTATCATCCTCGTACTTTGTGTTTTGGCTTTTTTTCTCCACTTGATCCGCTTCCTAACTACTTCCGTTTTTTCCAAATCTGTCCGATAG
- a CDS encoding metal ABC transporter ATP-binding protein codes for MQATELNNTNLPSTFIHTEHLSVGYRKEFPVVSDIHLHIHPGKTYALVGGNGAGKTTLFRTLTDLLPPLSGSISFSKEITTSYVPQAKRMSLEFPLRVQDVLLMPKNIGLSFFPKKKFSPEDMALIERTGVSSYLKKQISLCSGGQLQKVLILRSLLTKANLIFLDEPMDSLDHNARELFQTVLSEYLKDGNRSLFFITHSLEHDWGFGFDEIFEIDEGKLYNITSGERPPNCHHHD; via the coding sequence ATGCAAGCGACAGAACTAAATAATACCAATCTCCCTTCAACTTTTATCCATACAGAACATTTGAGTGTGGGTTACCGGAAGGAATTTCCTGTTGTCTCCGATATCCATTTACACATTCATCCCGGCAAAACCTATGCCCTTGTTGGTGGGAATGGTGCTGGGAAAACCACATTATTTCGAACCTTAACAGATCTTTTGCCACCACTTTCTGGTTCCATTTCTTTCTCAAAAGAGATCACAACTTCCTACGTACCTCAAGCCAAACGAATGTCTTTGGAATTTCCATTACGTGTGCAAGATGTGTTACTTATGCCAAAGAACATTGGGCTTAGTTTTTTTCCGAAAAAGAAATTTTCTCCGGAAGATATGGCGCTCATTGAAAGAACAGGTGTTAGTTCTTATTTAAAAAAACAAATTTCCCTTTGTAGTGGGGGACAATTACAAAAAGTTCTTATTTTACGATCTCTCCTCACTAAAGCCAATTTGATTTTTTTAGATGAACCTATGGACTCTTTGGATCATAATGCGAGAGAACTGTTTCAGACGGTTTTATCCGAATACTTAAAAGACGGAAACAGATCTTTATTTTTTATCACTCATAGTTTGGAACATGATTGGGGTTTTGGGTTTGATGAAATTTTTGAAATAGACGAAGGAAAACTCTACAATATTACCAGTGGAGAAAGACCTCCAAACTGCCACCATCATGACTAA